A window of Amaranthus tricolor cultivar Red isolate AtriRed21 chromosome 8, ASM2621246v1, whole genome shotgun sequence genomic DNA:
ACTAGCGGCagtggtggtggtggtagtAGGTATGGGTCATTGGGTGGTGGGTCTAGGGCTGATGAAGTTGGTAATTGGAGCTTTGGGAAGAAATTAAATCCGGGTCCGGCTGTGATGGGTGGGAATGGTAGTGGAGGAGGGAGATTGAATAATTTTGGATCAGGGTTTCGTGATTCGGGTTCAGATTGGAGGAGAGGAGGAGGAGGGGATAGGGAAAGTGGGCTTGGGAGACCCAAATTGGTTTTGGATCCTCCAACTGGGAGGAATGGGGAGAATGGGGAGGAGGGTGTGAAGAAGGTGAATAAGGCGAACCCTTTTGGGGCGGCAAGGCCTAGAGAGGAAGTATTGGCTGAGAAAGGGTTGGATTGGAAGAAATTGGATTTGGAGATTGAGGCTAAGAAAGTGTTGACTGGTAGTGGAAGTAGGCCTACTAGTTCACAGGGTAGTCGGCCAACAAGCTCGCAGAGTAATCGTTCAGAGAGTGTTGGAGAGGTGAGGAGTAGACCAAAGTTGAATCCTTTTGGAGATGCTAAACCTAGGGAGGTTTTGTTGGAAGAAAAGGGTTTGGATTGGAGGAAAATCGATCTTGATTTGGATCATCGCCGTATTGATAGGTGAGTTAATCAATCTGGATAGGAATGTGCTTTATTAATTACTtcttaatgaatgaatgaattccTATTATGTTGTAGTTCTTTTTGTGATAGTTTGCTTGAGTTTATTGCAGTCGACTGAACCAATTTTTTGGTACTAATGGGAATGAAGATCTTATGcaaattgtttgtttaaaagttatGTTTTGATATTATCTTTGTTAATGTATTTTGTCATTTGCTTGAAATATGGAAGGGTGTTCGCGAAGAGCTTTTCGTCGTGTTGAGTAAGATTTAACCCATGGTTATGCTTTCATAACCTGTAATGCATGTTGCATCTCTATGCATTTTGTAActcttattttcatttttctttctaatGTTTTAACCTTCAAATGTGATCTTATAGTTATTCACTTTCCAAAAGTATGTCCGAGTGCATGTTTCTTTGATAAACGACTTATGAGTACAGTGAATTGTGATGGATGCCATTTGATTAAGGGTATGCTGCTAGTGTGCTTTTGAATCTGATCTTGGAGATAGAAAAGGCTATTGTACGGGCAAATGCTCATCCTGGCTCATAGGATAAGTTAGTAAACAACAATGGTGCAGTTGCATGTAATGTTGGCGGCTGGTAGATGGGACACCACAGAAGGGCGGCAGCTGCGGCTGCCAGGGGTGGTAGGGGCTGTTTTGGGTTGTTGCACAGTACTTGAGTAGCTTTCACTCCGAAATAGCCAAGGACATTACATTACACATCCAAAAACATGAGAGATTACACATTACAACCCATAGTGTATATAATACTTCTACTCATCCATAACTCTAAAAACAgcaaaatatactaaatagcatTAAAAGGAAAGGAAAATGTGTGAATAAGAATGTGAAAAAGTGGGGGAACATTTTGCTTAAAAGTAAATGCTAAAATGTTAAATGGGATGGATGAAAAGAGAAAGTGTTAGCTAATTCATGGCAACTGAGGCCTGGGGAGTAGTAATTTGGTGAGAGTAAATATGATTTTTGGCAAATGCCTTTCGATTGGTGTCAAAACTCTCTTTTTCGCCATATAAAGAAGCTAATTGAAGTAATTTAAACTGCACACATCCAAGAAATTAAATGAATGTTTCGTCAAAAAGTAACGTTTTCATGCGAATGACTAGACTATTCTATTGAAGGTAATGTCATTTGAATATTGTAAGGGCGTGCCTATTGAGGTCTGGATCTTGGTgttgtgtttttttggtgtaaTGGTTGCATTTTTCTGCTAATATCATTGTGCTTAATCCATGATGTTGGCATGGTCATGGTAACGGTTAAAATTGGACTTTTGCGGTCAATGCCGAATTGCTGATGACTTCACAGTTGTCTTAGCCTATGGGAATATTATCTATTTATCTCAAAAAGCTGTAAATTGATATTGCAATGTGGTGATTTGGACGATATTTTGCACTATTGTTGACATATAAGGAAAAATTTGTTATGTGGGATTATATGCTAATTCCTTTCACTGTGCATTTTTAAAATATCAATGATTTACAAGTTTCTTTATGTTCAAGACATTTATAACCTTTATAGCTGTGTATGAGATGCTAAAAGAGGAAATATTAGCATTAGTGACATAGATCAATGCGTGATTTTGTCATAACTTGTGAACTTAACACAATTGTGGTTAATATTTTGAGTGCTTTTATGTAGccttaaggctttggcattgccATTGCACATAGCCTCAAGGCTTTGTATATCTTAAACTTAGTGATAATAGTCATAATAAGTTCTCTGAAATTAGATGTAGATCAATAATAAGTGATAAGTTAGTAGCTATTTTAGATAGTTCTTAATTACAAAATCCATTCACAACCAACTGATACTATCAAAGCCCAAATGTTAGCAACTTTAATAAGTAAATTTGATTGCTATTAAGGCTTTTGTCTAAGCTGTTTTTGTGGTGAAATATACTTGTTTCTATCCATTGATTGATTGACTAGGCTCGTTAATTCTGCTCAGTTGACATATTATGTTGTTCACTtggttgatttaatttttaagtatgtAATGCATTTGCTCTTTTCTTCTGTTGTATTCTAGTTTATTTCAATCGTGGTAAGTGTTTTCAAGCTTATTTGTTATgctaatttttcattcttttgtgGCCGTTATAACTAATATGATCTCTTATGCTTGATCATTAAATTTTGGgagttttctaattttttttgatctGAATGAAGTTTCATACAGTTGAAAATCAACAGACTATTGTGAATATTTAACATTGTATTTGTTTGGTTCAACAAATTTCTTGGCAGCATATCatgcatatttttattttttgaaattgagTTGTGTTTCTTGCTACAACATTATGGCTTGCTTTCAGAACTTGAAACAGTTTCATGACATTTTAGCTTATGTTGTGCATTTTGAACTTGTTTTAGGCCGGAGTCTGAGGAAGAAAAACTTTTGAAGGAAGAAATTGAGAATCTAAAGAAAGAACTTGAGAAAGAATCTGGTAATGATGTTTCAATGGAGTCTAAAGGTGAACAAATAAGTTTACATGATCTTATACAGAGCAAGGAGAGAGATTTGGAAGCTTTGGTACGGGATCTTGATAACAAGTTCCGGTCTGGTCAGAAAGCTGTGGAAAGGCCAAGCTCAAGGCCCAGTTCTGGAGCTGGGAGATTTACTATCTTTCCAGAGAGGCCTCCTTCACAGTCTGGATCTTATGATGATGTCCGGGGTCCAGAAGTAATGGACAGACCCCAGTCCCGTGGATCAAGAGATATATGGACAAGACCTGGTGAAGATAGACGTGGAGGCTTTCAAGGTTACAGAGATAGAGGAGGTTTCCAAGGTAACAGCTATAGAGGAGGTTTCCAGGGTAACAGGGATGGAGGAGGTTTTCAAGGTAACAGAGACAGAGGAGGTTTCCAGGGCGGCAGAGATAGAGGAGGATTCCTGGGCAATAGAGACTTTGAAAGGTAATTGTCAATAATACAATGTGATATCTTTTTAAGTGAGATGTCTTTCACCGGTGGTTGTCAATCTCTGTGCTTAACTAGGTTATACGATAGGAAGTTGAACAGACCTTGAATAATGTAGCTCTGCCcatgattttgatttattttctttCCGTATATGTTTTCGCCTTAGGTCATTGATCTTGCATTTCACTAGCCTCGTTGCGCATAAGTAAGGTTCAGTGATTATTATGTGTTCTTGTATTTGCTTTTTTGGTTTATCGTGTCATAAATTGTCAATGTTGTTCATTGTTTCTTATAGGTCTTTGCATTAGCTTTAGATTGCTTGTGTACATTTGGTTTTCTGTTTTCTGGCCATTTGCCTCTAATCATTCTTACACTTCCGTCTCTTTTTAGTCGGAACCAAGTGGTTTGGACACAAACTGTGAATATATATCTTTTTGCATAGATAGATTGATCGTGGTAGGGAGGGACTGTTGGTTAAGTAATTGAGGATATAATTGCTAATGTAAGATTAAGTGGAAGGAGAGAAGAAAACGGAAAAAGTGGCATAAGAACACTCAATAGAGAAATGTTGCACCGAATATGACATTTCAAAATGGAAGGGGTGTAACTAAAAAGAGATGGGGGTAGTTTATCTTAGTGTAGATAATTTGGAATTAAGCTGATACGAAACCTGCACTAATGGGAATATTGGAGAACGGGATCATTAATTTGTGCGATAGCTGCTTTCTAACTTCATCTTATTTACTGTTTATCAGCTTATCCACTCATTTCTCCTCTACTCTCTCTTCCCTGATTCGCTCCCTAACCAACAACCACCACCTGAAACTCCACGACAACCAACACCTTTTGGCACTCCTCCCAACCACACCTTTTGTTCCACCACTGCAAGTCCGTAAGTCCACTTACAGGAGATGTCACTTGAATTTTGGCTAACCCTCTTGTAGAGCTTATATGTTACTCTGATTATATTTCAAGTATAATTCTGAGGTTCGACTAGAGTTGAAGTAGTAGAGTTAGGATAAGACTTTGAAGATTGTTGTTAGTACCGTAGTAGGATTATAGAGGTTTAAAATTGGGATGATGAAGTATGTATTTGGTGGCTGTCAGTGTGGAGGTGAGGTTAGACTAAGTTGTGGTGAAGTTTGGTAGTGGTGTGGTCTAACTGTTGGTGGTTTGTTTCACATGTCACGAGTCTTGGATTAGCACGGTAGGATTTGGCGTTTGTCAGAAGGTGATTATCAAGATTCAATGATGGCTATGATGAAGAGTTTTGGGCTTTTGTGAAGCAGTTGTGAGAGGGAATAAAGTATAGGACTTTGAGGGGCTTTCGGAGACCGAGAAAGGGAAATTCAAAAAGTATCAGCGATAATGGTCGCGATCATGGTAACAAAACTATAATTGCGGTGACTAGAGTGTTTTGGCTATCATAACGCCAACTGTCGAAAGCGTGAGATATCCCTCAAAACGgcttaaaacacaaatttttacaCCTTTATAACATGGGAAAATATCGGTTGAGCTTGTGATATAGTCTTATTATTTTCTCCGCAATCACTTCTTGGCTTTTTTTGTGACTTGGGTGCCAGTATCAATTGGCTGATCGTTAGATTTTGTTTTGGCAGGTCTAGCTCAGGAGACAGATGGTGATTCGAAtttgtttgatatttttgtttcGGAAAAACTAAGTGTGGATACTTCAGACCTCTCCTTTGACATTCGGCAAGCAAcggaaaataatattttgttcaatttcttaaaatccGTCAAATTATTCTACGGCTAAGCCCTCACAGGCATTGATGACTTTTGTTGATTAACTGTTAAATTTTGATAGCTTGTATAATTGCCATTTTTTGTTTGTATTGAGGCAAGCATCTTGTGTTTTGTGACTGACTTGTAATCGGACATTATCTTATACTTGTCATTCCCTAAAATAGACTGTTTCCCAAAGGCTTCATTGgcctttgattttttttttttttaactttttgcgGTTGCGGATTAGTTTGATAAAGCTTTCACTTTGATTTGCATTATGTAGAGTTTTGATTTGCGTAATGCAGCAAATTCGTAGAATCAAGGAGTAGTTATTAGCACAATTAAAGCCCTATTCTTGCTAACTTAAAGACTATTCCGAGACGTCCATCTTAGTTACACACCTTATCGTTAATGCTTGAGGAAGTCCAATGAGCTATTGCTTATTACATTctctatataaaataataaattaaaataatcaaacaatataatataagaGAGGATGTTgtcaaatgaaaaattatgcATGAAGTCTCCTAATGTCATTTAATTCTTGCATTTTAAGTTCATTTATATTCACTAAAGTGAAAATATAATATAGATGTAGTGAACAAACTTATTGTAATGTCCTAAATTATACCATTATGAATTTAGGAGTATTTTCAAAGTACGTGATAAGTCTCGAAGGTTGGTGAAAGTTAAATTTAGAGTTTACATagacaaaaggaaaaattattcagAATAATTCTACCTATTGTCCATTTGCTGTAAATAATTCATACTACTCTCTCCCTTTCCTGATGCTCTTCACGTTTAGAATATTCTACTTTGAAGAGAGAAGTTTGATTAAGATttgtaagatatatatatatatatatatatatatatatatatatatatatatatatatatatatatatatatatatatatatatatatatataaatataataaaatatatccatgtaagATTTCGTtatattcgtcttaatgtatacttttttattacatattttttatagttttttatgatgcgtatttaaagatattaaggcttaaaatttactttaaaaattgtGCAAAAGGTAAACGGGAAGAGAATTTAGAagtggagggagtattagttatttttaattaatccaacctttgtatgTTATTTCCTGACAACATTCTTTTTCACATTTTAACCGGCTATTATAGATACCTATTAGCCGTTACACTTACTTCTTCTCCCCCTTATGCTTCTTCGTTGGTTTTAAACATACTCATCTTTGGTGGTAGGTACCTATAATAGCAGGCTAAAATATGGAAATGGGTGTTATCagctaataatatacaaaagtaggattatttaaaaataattaataatagagATTATTCATAATAGATGGACGACATATGAGATTATTTTGGACAATTTTTCATACAAAAAATTATACACGCTCCATTCACttcaacttttaaatttttcatttttatatgtatatgtgtttGCAAAATTTTCTTTAAGTATTTCTTTATTCACtcattttatattattctgAATTATGACGGATGTGTTTGTAATCCTTTCTAGTGGAAAATCTGTGACACGAAAGTCTTATAGTATAGTTTTTCGGCTTGatttagtaaataattttttcatagACTTTTTGGTTTTATGCTGGCTTTTGGTTTTTTGTTTGATCAAAGTGCCCAGATCATATTTGTGAATTTCAGCGTAGAACATTTTATTAATGAGTTTTAATCCGTTATCCGATAGTTAAACTCtgaaattaggaaaaaaaaaaagcaacaatATATATGATTTGAACCTGTTGTGGACTGGAATTGACGAAATTTCTACGAGTGTTTTTTGAAGATTTGATGATTTCTGGAATTTTGTTTTGTGAAAGATACtgtttttctttcttgtttATTACTTAGAATcatattcaatatatacatgAGCACTTATTCAATTATAGTAACTGACAAAGGATAACTGCCTAATATTAACTGCCTAATATAATGTAACTGCTTTCcaatactccccctcaagttaggtcttgAGATCAccaatgcctaacttgcatCAAGTGCTATTGAAGACCTGTGATGAAACTGCATTTGTGAGAATGTCGGTTAGTTGGTCTTTAGATCTAATAAAGGGGAGACGGATGACCTTGCTTTCTAGTTTCTCCTTGATAAAGTGTCGATCGATCTCTATatgtttcgttcgatcatgttggactggattttcggagatgcttattgctgctttgttatcacaatatagaaggCTTGCCTGTGTCTGGTGAAAGCCTAGCTCTCCTAGGAGTTTCCTAATCCATAGAATCTATGTAACTCCTTTTGCTATCCCTTTGAATTTAGCTTTAGCACTGGATAGAGCAACcaccttctgtttcttactcttccaagtgacccctacaagagtgaagtatcctgaggtagacttcctgtcatcccgatcaccagcccaatctgcatctgtgtaACCAATAAGATCAAGGTTATCATTCTTTGAGTAGAAAACTCCTTTATTACtggttccctttaagtatctcaCGATCCTCAGGGCTGTTGCCATGTCTTCCACTTGAGGTCGATGCATAAACTTGCTTACAATCCCTACTGCGTAGGCAATATCTGGTCTCGTGTGGGATAAGTAGATCAGCTTTCCCACTATCCGTCTATAACAATCTTGATCTGCCGCTTCTGCCCCTTCAACGCTTCTGCCCCTTTCCTTGATCTTAGAACTTCTATTCCTAGGAAGTATTTCAGTtgtcccaaatccttcatctcaaattcttggaATAATTTGCTCCTGAGACAATCAATTTCCTTGGAGTCGTTTCTGGTaatcaccatatcatctacataaatcaCGAGGaatgtaatttgtttttcaCTCCGCCTGAGAAATAGAGTATGGTCTGAGTTGCTCTGTTTGTAGCCAAATCTCTTCATTGTTGTAGTGAATGTCCCAAACCACGCTCTAGGggattgtttcaagccatatagtgcTCTTTTAAGTCGACACCCCTCTCCTTGGCTATACTCATCTGAACACCCGGGTGGTGGCTTCATGtatacctcttcttcaatctctccatgtaagaaggcattttttacatcaaattgaaacataagccactctttatttgctgctacGGAGAAGAGGACTCGAATGGTATCAATTTTAGCCACAGGTGAGAATGTTTCCGAGTAGTCTACCCCGTAAGTTTGAGTGTATCCTTTAGCAACAAGCCTTGCTTTATACCGCTCAATGGTTCCATCAGCATGATACTTGACTGAAAAAACCCATTTACAGCCAACCGTCTTCTTATCACCTGGTAATCTGCACTTCTCCCACGTTCCGTTTTTCTGGAGAGCCATGATCTCTTCGTCCATAGCTTGCTTCCACTTTGGTTCTTGGAGGGCTTCTTCAATGGTTTTCGGAATGGTACTGGAATAAAGGGATGCATTGAAGGCAACAGCTGTTTGTGATAGTTGTTCATCATCCGGTCTACCAATAGGATATCGGGATCTCTGGGATTCATACTTAGGATCATACCTCTTCGGAGCATTCCTCTTGTACTTCGAGGGGAAATTATATTTCCTGGGGACAACAACACTCCTTGGCACAATATAGTCAGTGGATATATCAACGAAAGGAGCAGTAAGACTCGGTGTTATCTCTTGTTCGGCCGGATGCTCAGGGATTGGATGCTCAAGGACTGGAGTAGTAATCTGAGGAGATGATTCAGTAACAATGTCAGTGGCAATATCGGTGGTAGtgcctacttgctctttgggaGCTCGACTGTCAACCAAGGGATGAGTCAATCAGCTGAGATCCTCACTCATactctccccctgagatcgagGTTGGGTGTAGTAGGGGgattgttcaaagaagtcacagtCCATGGTCGTATAAAGCTTGTAATGGATAGGATCATAACATCGATAGCCCTTTTGCGTAGTGCCATACCCAAGAAACACACATTTGACTGcccgtggttcaaacttggttcgggCTAGTGATGGAAGATGGACATACACAATACACCCAAAGATGCGAGGAGGAAGGGAGTGAGAAGAGGGAACAGGGGTAAACGTATTGAGTGTGGCAAAAGGGGTCTGAAATTGGAGGATTTTTGTGGGAAGTCGGTTAGTGAGATAGGTGGCAGTAGCAATGGCCTCAGGCCAAAAGTGTACAGGTACATGAGTGTCAAACATGAGGGCCCGTGCTACCTCAAGAAGGGTACAGTTTTTGCGTTCagcaaccccattttgttgtggagtgtcGGGGCAGGATGTTTGATGAATAAGACCATGTTCAAGAAAAAACTATTTCATTGCAACAGAGATATATTCACCACTATTATCTGAGCGAAGTATTTTAGGTTTTGCATGGAACTGAGTGAGAATCATGTCATAGAATTTtacaaagacatcaaaaacctcagatttgtgtttcaaaaaataaaaccagCACATTCGAGAATAGTCAtcaataaataacacaaaatatgaaaaaccatgAGAGTCAGTATGTGGGGCTGggccccatacatcagaatgcaCTACATCAAAGGGTTTGGGAGCACGAGTATTATTAGGAAAATAGGACTGTTTGTGACTCTTAGCTAAGATacaagtttcacaatctagGGATGCAGTACAACTATTAAGTGAAGGAAAAAGttgttttagataacctaaggaTGGATGACCTAAACGGAGATGCCAAGTCCTCAATTGGTGAGTAGGAGATCCATGAGCAAGCATTGCACCATTATTTTGAATCACCTCATCGACATAGTATAGTCCACCTCGTTCAGTACCACGTCCATTGATCGTCCCCGTCTGAGCATCCTATACAATACAATTATCAGAGGTTAACAACACAGTACATTTTAAGTCCTTTGTTAACTGACTGactgacaataatttatgagacaaatTGGGAACTAACAAGAAATTTTTAAGATGAAGAGAGGAAGAGATATTGACTGCTCCAGCTTTGGCAACCGGTACACATGCCCCATTAGCTGTCTGGATGTGGGTTCTGTTAGTAGGATGGGTGGATAAAAGATCACTGGGGTCAAATGTCATCGTATCAGTCGCCCCACAGTCAAATATCCATTAAGAATGTGTGTTATGACTAAGAAGACATTTGTGTTTGCTGTGTTGGGGGCTAGAAGAGCAAATGGGCCTAAGGTTGGAACTTGGGCTGAAAAATAAAGGGTTGGAGGGGTATGAGGTGGGTTTTAGGGTTTGTTGATTATAAAAGGGAGTCTGGGGTTGGAACTTGGGACATTTGGGCTTCTCTTTCCCTTCCTTTTGGCTGACGGCTGTTGCTCCTCTCTCTCCTCTTTCTTCCCACTTCTGATTCTCACCATTGTTGGCTCTATGTTCTGAGGTTATTGTTGCCTCTCCTTCCCCTGTGCTCCATCCTTCTAGTTTACCTGATTTTTGACATGATGTCGGTTGATCGGCAGTACTAAGgttagccttgccgccggtccggcttgctgatgccttggtggcggctctCCTTTTATGTAGATCGTCCCACCACTCGGGGTATCCCACAAGTTTGAAGCACCCCTCCTTTGTATGCCTGGAACCACCACAGTGAGTGCATCGGAGTTTTCTCCGGTCATCCTCTTCTCGGCTTCTTTGGAAAGGTTTGTTTCTCGTGGCTAAACCCGAGCCAATCTCTGAGGGACTAGTTCCCGGTGATGAGACGCCGGTCATAATTTTCCGGCGTGTGATCTCTCGTCTGATTGATGCGTAGGCGTTTCCACCATCGGTAAAGGGTCACTATTGAGAATGTcccttttttcttt
This region includes:
- the LOC130820988 gene encoding eukaryotic translation initiation factor 4B1 codes for the protein MSKPWGGIGSWAAEAEREEAEEKRDKTTTSTTTNPQTFPSLQESIKKKPKKKAIPFSEFVLSTSSGSTRLTHDELLQLPTAPKPRTSDEEFSGSRLGGGFSNYGDDRRSSRRAFDDDRKPRRGDFDSMPPPPSLADEVDNWGSMKKNISMETRTSGSGGGGSRYGSLGGGSRADEVGNWSFGKKLNPGPAVMGGNGSGGGRLNNFGSGFRDSGSDWRRGGGGDRESGLGRPKLVLDPPTGRNGENGEEGVKKVNKANPFGAARPREEVLAEKGLDWKKLDLEIEAKKVLTGSGSRPTSSQGSRPTSSQSNRSESVGEVRSRPKLNPFGDAKPREVLLEEKGLDWRKIDLDLDHRRIDRPESEEEKLLKEEIENLKKELEKESGNDVSMESKGEQISLHDLIQSKERDLEALVRDLDNKFRSGQKAVERPSSRPSSGAGRFTIFPERPPSQSGSYDDVRGPEVMDRPQSRGSRDIWTRPGEDRRGGFQGYRDRGGFQGNSYRGGFQGNRDGGGFQGNRDRGGFQGGRDRGGFLGNRDFERSSSGDRW